From a single Candidatus Sulfotelmatobacter sp. genomic region:
- a CDS encoding alpha/beta hydrolase has protein sequence MHEIQEIPAAAVWGLSDGVQECWMDFDGARMRYLRAGSGPPLILLHGLMGYSFSWRYAMPALAPYATTYALDLLGAGFSDRPRGIDHSMRGTALRVLKFAKNLGLQSFDLLGTSRGGAVAMAAAAECVSNNGSGPRLRRLVLVCPVNPYSRHGKWLAPACGSRPGAAASRLVMARMPFLYPYVHGRLYADRKKIRPGTLEGYTAPLVIPGLFEHALSIVRTWTSDLRELELLLPKLRSVPTLLMWGSKDPAVYFSSMAPLARHFEDARIVVFPGIGHLPYEECPEKFNRALIDFVIA, from the coding sequence GTGCATGAAATTCAGGAGATTCCGGCAGCAGCCGTTTGGGGCCTGAGTGATGGCGTTCAGGAGTGCTGGATGGATTTCGACGGGGCGCGCATGCGGTATTTGCGCGCGGGTTCCGGGCCGCCTTTAATTCTGTTGCACGGTCTGATGGGCTATTCTTTCTCGTGGCGTTACGCGATGCCCGCACTGGCGCCCTATGCCACGACCTACGCACTGGATTTACTCGGAGCGGGTTTTTCGGACCGTCCGAGGGGAATTGATCACTCGATGCGCGGGACGGCTTTGCGGGTGCTGAAGTTCGCGAAGAACCTTGGGCTGCAATCGTTCGATCTGCTAGGCACGTCCCGCGGCGGGGCAGTGGCGATGGCCGCGGCGGCGGAATGCGTAAGCAATAATGGTTCCGGGCCGCGTCTGCGAAGGCTCGTACTGGTCTGCCCGGTCAATCCATACTCGAGGCACGGTAAGTGGCTGGCGCCGGCATGTGGCAGTCGCCCGGGCGCGGCAGCGTCCCGCCTCGTGATGGCGCGCATGCCATTTCTTTACCCTTATGTGCACGGGCGGTTGTATGCGGATCGCAAGAAGATTCGTCCCGGTACCCTGGAAGGCTATACGGCGCCGCTGGTTATCCCTGGATTGTTTGAGCATGCACTAAGTATTGTTCGCACCTGGACGTCTGACTTGCGGGAGTTGGAGCTGCTGTTGCCGAAGTTGAGATCCGTGCCCACGCTGCTGATGTGGGGAAGCAAAGATCCGGCGGTGTATTTTTCCTCGATGGCACCTCTCGCGCGGCATTTCGAAGACGCGCGCATAGTAGTGTTTCCCGGTATCGGGCATCTGCCGTATGAGGAGTGTCCGGAAAAATTTAACCGGGCGTTGATCGACTTTGTGATTGCGTAA